From a single Aggregatilinea lenta genomic region:
- a CDS encoding alpha/beta fold hydrolase, with protein sequence MSTVGIPGGTLYYETDGKAQPGRLPIVFLHAGIAHLRMWDPQIPAFAARSLTVRYDQRGFGQTVTQDVRYSPRADLLALLDALNIERAALIGCSNGGGIAIDFTLEYPDRVGALIPVCPALSGFDFDEPPDELAVFEEMERYEQTENWDALNDLHVKVWVDGFHRTPAQVDAAVRERVHAMLDDNDRVQPKGAAVRLDPPAVERLSAIGVPTLAIAGALDVAYALAAVNVLAADIPNARKAVIEDAAHLPNLERPDVFNRLVLGFLDDVAG encoded by the coding sequence ATGTCCACAGTCGGCATACCCGGCGGCACCCTGTACTATGAAACCGATGGGAAAGCCCAGCCCGGACGGCTCCCGATCGTCTTTTTGCACGCGGGCATCGCGCACCTGCGCATGTGGGACCCACAGATCCCGGCGTTCGCGGCGCGCAGCCTCACCGTGCGCTACGACCAGCGCGGCTTCGGCCAGACCGTCACGCAGGACGTGCGCTACTCCCCGCGCGCGGACCTGCTGGCCCTGCTCGACGCGCTGAACATCGAGCGTGCGGCGCTGATCGGCTGCTCCAACGGCGGCGGCATCGCGATCGATTTCACGCTCGAATACCCGGATCGCGTCGGCGCGCTGATTCCCGTCTGCCCCGCGCTAAGTGGCTTTGACTTCGACGAGCCGCCCGACGAGCTGGCCGTCTTCGAGGAGATGGAAAGGTACGAACAGACCGAAAACTGGGACGCGCTGAACGACCTGCACGTGAAGGTGTGGGTGGATGGCTTCCATCGCACGCCGGCTCAGGTCGATGCCGCCGTGCGCGAGCGCGTGCACGCCATGCTGGACGACAATGACCGCGTGCAGCCCAAAGGCGCCGCCGTACGCCTGGATCCGCCCGCCGTCGAGCGCCTGAGCGCGATCGGGGTCCCGACGCTGGCCATCGCCGGCGCGCTGGACGTGGCCTATGCGCTGGCCGCGGTGAACGTGTTGGCGGCGGACATCCCCAACGCGCGCAAAGCGGTGATCGAGGACGCGGCGCACCTGCCCAACCTGGAACGCCCGGACGTGTTCAATCGCCTCGTGCTCGGCTTTCTGGACGACGTCGCGGGGTGA
- a CDS encoding synaptic vesicle VAT-1 family membrane protein, translating to MRQVVISKAGSPDMLRVVDVPLPEPDPGSVRIKSAAIGVNFADLVGRLGLYPDSPKIPYVPGYEVAGTIDAVGSGVDASRLGEPVIALTRFNGYSEALCIPADQAIPRPAKMPVEQAGGFLVSYLTAYASLVVMAGIKPHDRVLIHAAAGGVGLAAVDLCRVYGATIYGTASPAKHDFLRARGVQFPIDYRHQDFEKEVARLSDGRGVQIALDPIGGRSWTKSYRALSPTGRLVINGVTSLTPRARRSLRALLRMALTTPWLRFTPVRLANDNKGVVGVNLGHLWDETALLREWVTQLLAWYDTGRIDIHVDRTFPLAEAAAAHRYLHERRNTGKVVLIP from the coding sequence ATGCGACAGGTTGTGATCAGCAAGGCGGGATCGCCGGACATGCTGCGTGTGGTCGATGTGCCCCTCCCTGAGCCGGACCCCGGCAGTGTACGGATCAAATCTGCAGCGATTGGCGTAAATTTTGCGGATCTGGTCGGGCGGCTGGGCCTCTACCCGGATTCACCGAAAATCCCCTACGTGCCGGGTTACGAGGTCGCGGGCACGATTGACGCGGTCGGCAGCGGCGTGGACGCGTCGCGCCTGGGCGAGCCGGTGATCGCGCTGACGCGCTTCAACGGCTACAGCGAAGCGCTGTGCATCCCGGCGGACCAGGCCATCCCCCGCCCCGCGAAGATGCCCGTCGAGCAGGCGGGCGGCTTCCTGGTCAGCTACCTGACCGCCTACGCCTCGCTGGTGGTCATGGCCGGGATCAAGCCGCACGATCGTGTGCTGATCCACGCGGCGGCGGGCGGCGTGGGCTTGGCCGCCGTCGACCTGTGCCGCGTCTACGGCGCGACGATCTACGGCACGGCCTCGCCCGCCAAACACGACTTTCTGCGCGCGCGCGGCGTGCAGTTCCCCATCGACTACCGCCACCAGGATTTTGAAAAAGAGGTCGCCCGGCTCTCGGACGGACGCGGCGTGCAGATTGCGCTCGACCCGATCGGCGGGCGGTCGTGGACCAAAAGTTACCGGGCGCTGTCTCCCACGGGCCGGCTCGTGATCAACGGCGTCACGTCTCTGACGCCCCGCGCCCGGCGCTCGCTGCGCGCGCTGCTGCGAATGGCGCTCACGACGCCGTGGCTGCGCTTCACACCGGTCCGGCTGGCGAACGACAACAAGGGCGTGGTGGGGGTCAACCTGGGGCATCTGTGGGATGAAACGGCGCTGCTGCGCGAGTGGGTCACGCAGTTGCTGGCATGGTACGACACGGGCCGCATCGACATTCACGTCGACCGGACCTTCCCCCTGGCGGAGGCCGCCGCCGCGCACCGCTACCTGCATGAGCGGCGCAACACCGGCAAAGTGGTGCTGATTCCCTGA
- a CDS encoding response regulator translates to MASILIVEDDLELQHLLTMVLERMGHTIQGSPDGLDALYRLREERPDLVILDLMMPVAAGDAVLGWIRSTKQLKDMRVLVVSAHPNGELIARQLEADLFLKKPLDIHIFRDAVTVLLEG, encoded by the coding sequence ATGGCAAGCATTCTGATCGTTGAGGATGACCTCGAACTTCAACACCTGCTGACGATGGTGCTGGAGCGCATGGGGCACACCATTCAAGGCTCACCGGACGGGTTGGATGCGCTGTACCGCCTGCGCGAAGAACGGCCCGACCTCGTCATCCTCGACCTGATGATGCCTGTCGCCGCCGGGGATGCGGTGCTGGGCTGGATTCGCAGCACGAAGCAGCTCAAGGATATGCGCGTGCTGGTCGTCTCCGCGCATCCCAACGGCGAGCTGATCGCCCGGCAGCTCGAAGCAGATCTGTTCCTCAAGAAACCGCTCGACATCCACATCTTCCGCGATGCCGTGACGGTGCTGCTCGAAGGCTAA